A window of Microbacterium sp. BK668 genomic DNA:
TGACGGCCTTGTCCAGCCGCGCGGCCAGCCCGTCGACGACCTCGTCGAGCCGGGACCGGTGCACGAAGACGCGCTTGGCGTTCATGCAGATCTGCCCGGTCGTGTCGTAGATCGCGGCGTACAGGCGGTCGAGGTGCGTGTCGTCGACGATCGCGTCCTCGAGCACCACCGCGGCGTCGTTCCCGCCGAGCTCGAGGGTGACCCGCGTCAGCGTCTTGGAGGCCATCTCCATGATCCGCTTCCCGCCGTTGACCGACCCCGTGAAGCACACCTTGTCGACGTCGGTGATGAGACCGGCCATGTTCTCGTCCTTGCCGGTGACGACGTTCAGCACCCCCGGAGGGAGCTTCTCGGCGACCCGCTGCACAACCCGGGTGGTGGCCAGCGGCGCCGAGGGCGGGGGCTTCACGATCGCGGTGTTCCCGGCCAGCAGCGCATGCGGGAGGGACGCGCCGAGGATCGCGATCGGCCAGTTGAACGGCACGATCACCGTCACGACTCCCAGCGGCTGGTACGACACGTCGGTCGTCACCGGGATCGCTCCCGGGACGACCGGGAGGGTGTGGCCGGTGTCGACCTCGTCGGCCAGCATCAGCGCGAGGTTCCAGCGGATCTCGAACACCAGAGCGTCGACCCACGACTCGAACCGGATCTTGCCGTTCTCCTGCGACAGCACCGCCGCATCCACGTCCCGGTCGTCCGCGATCCCGGCGATCGCCTCCGCCATCTTCGCGGCGCGCTCCTGCGCGGACAGCGCCGCCCACGCGGGATACGCCGCGCGCGCGGCCGCGACGGCGTCCGCGACGTCGGCGGGCGATGCGGATGCCGCGTGCCCGACGATGGCGCCGGGCTTGCCGGGATCGGCGATCGCGAGCGTCTCGGTCGTCTCACGAGCCTCTCCGCCGATGAACAAGCCGGTCCGCACCTCTGCGGCCGTGCTCAGCGTGTCAGTCATCGAATTCACACCTCTCTGTGTCGTTCGGGTCGGCGCACGCGCGCTCTGTCGGGCCGCGCGTGCCGATGTGCATCCACGATCCCCCGGGCTCGGACAGATGTCAACGTGTTTACGCATAATCCTGTTTACCTGTAAAGCAGATTGTGTTAGCGTCACTCGCGTCACCACGGCGATGCCGCCGGGGAGACGAGAGCGAGTGTCGACGACGACCTTCCCGCGGCGTCCGATCGACCTCACATGTCAGTCGATGAGGAGGCATGGAATGGGAACGCACACCCTGGAGATCGGGCAGCGGCCGAGCGTCGCCGAGTTGGAGGAGCTCGCGTTCGAACTCCGCTCGAAGCTGCTGCACCTGTGCGGCACCTACGAGGGCGCGGTGCACATCGGCGGCGATCTCTCGGCCGCCGACATCTTCACGGCGCTGTTCCACTACGGCCTGCGCGTCGATCCCGGCGACATCGCCAACCCCGCTCGCGACCGGTTCGTCCTCAGCAAGGGACACGCGGCGGTCTGCATGTACATCGCCATGTCGATGCGCGGCTTCTTCTCCTACGACGGGATCGTCCAGACGTACGGCCAGCTCGACAGCGCTTACGGGATGCACCCGTGCAAGGTGCAGCTCCCGGGGGTCGAGTGCTCCACCGGATCCCTCGGCCACGGGCTGCCGCTGGCGGTCGGCATGGCCCTGAGCGCTCGCCACCGCGGAGAGGACCACCGGGTGGTGTGCCTCCTCGGAGACGGCGAGACCGGCGAGGGCAGCGTGTGGGAGGCGGCGATGGCGGCGCGGAGCAACCGGCTCGGCAATCTCGTCGCCTTCATCGACCGCAACCGCCAGCTCATGACGAGCTTCGCGGAGGAGCGGGTCGTGTTCGAGCCCTACCCCGACAAGTGGCGCGCCTTCGGCTGGAACGTCGTCGAGACCGACGGCCACGACATGCAGAAGCTCGTCGACGCGATCGACGCATTGCCGGCGACCGACAGCGACCGTCCGACGGTCGTCGTCGCCGAGACCGTCAAGGGCAAGGGCGTCGATTTCATGGAGCACAACCTCGCCTGGCACGCCGGCTCGCTCGGCGCCGCCGACCTCGAGCGCGCCCTCGCCTCGCTCGAGTCGACCCGCAGGAAGGAGACGGTCTGATGCCCGTCACGTTCACATTCGGAGAATTCCTCGGCGCCCGGTCGGTCATCGGGACGACCCTCGCCGAGCTCGGCGACGTCCACCCGAACCTGTGGGTGATCACGCCGGACATCGGGGCGACGCTCGTGGAGTTCCGCGACAAGTTCCCCGACCGCTTCCTCGACGTCGGCCTCGCCGAGCAGGTGAGCGTCGGCATCGCGGCCGGGCTCGCGTACGACGGCAACATCCCCGTCGTATCGGGGATGCTGCCCTTCCTCAGCATGCGCGCGCTCGAGCAGATCCGCACCGACGTCTGCTACCCCAACCTCCCCGTGAAGATCATCGGGACCCACGGCGGGCTCGTCGGCAACGGCGGCTCCACCCACTACGCGGTCGAGGACCTGTCGCTCATGTGCTCGCTGACGAACATGACGGTGACCTCGATCGGCGACCCCCTGATGGTGGGCGAGATCCTGCGTCAGTCCATGTCGATGAAGGGCCCCCTCTACATCCGGCTCGCCGTGGGCAAGAAGGACATGGTGCTCTACGAGCCCGGCCAGCACGACGTCCGCATCGGCAAGGGGATCGTCGCCCGTCAGGGAACCGACGCCACGATCTTCACGCACGGGACGACGGTCGCGCAGGCGATCCAGGCGGCCGATCAGCTGGCCGAGGACGGGCGCTCGATCCGCGTGGTCGACATGTTCACCCTCAAGCCCGTCGACGAGGCCCTCATCCTCGAGTGCGCCGACGAGACGGACGGCCGCTTCGTCGTGCTCGAGGACCACTTGGCGTACGGGGGCCTGGCCAGCCGCATCGCCGACGTCCTCGCCGATCGCGGCGTGCACCTCACGGCGTTCGAGCGGCTCGGCATCCCGCAGGTCTACGCCGGCTTCGGCGAGGACGAGCAGCTGCGCGACAAGCACGGCTACGGCCTGAGCGCCACCGTCGCCGCCCTCCGGCGCGTGCTCGCGGCCGCGTGAGCGGGATGCGCGGGCAGGAGGAGGCGAAGTGAGGACCGTCGCCGTCACTCGAATCGGGAGTCTGCGCGACCCCGACCCCGACACGCGGGGCCGCATCGGCGTGGTCGACTTCCCCGACCAGCCCCTCGGGCCCGAGGACGTCAGGATCCGCGTGGCGTACGCCGCCATCTGCGGCTCGGATCCTCACCTCGCGGAGGGCTACTTCGGCACCGCCGTGCCGATCGGGCTCGGCCACGAGATCTCGGGGGTCGTCGAGGCGCTGGGGGAGCGGGCGCACCGCAACGGCCTCCGGGTGGGCGATCGCGTCGCGGGCAACTTCCTCCGCTTCTGCGGCACGTGCCGCCCGTGCCAGGAGGGCAGGCAGCAGTTCTGCGAGAACATCCAGGACTACAACCGCCCCGGCATGGCCGAGACGATCACGTGGCACGAATCCCAGGTCTATCGGCTGCCCGAGGGAGTGTCGCTTTTGAAGGGATGCCTGCTCGAGCCGACGTCGGTCGCCGTGCGCATCGCCGACAAGGCGCGCCCACGGGTCGGCGACCGGGTCGCGATCGTCGGCGGAGGGCCGATCGGCCAGCTCGCGCTCCAGGTTCTGCGGATGGCCGGCGCGACGTCGCTGACCCTCGTCGAGCCGATCGCCGATCGCCGCGAGATGGCCGTGCGCCACGGCGCGGAGTTCACGATCGACCCGGTCGAGGAGGACCAGGTCGCCCGCGCGCTCGCGATCACCGGCGGACGCGGATACGACGTCGTGATCGACGCGTCGGGGTCGGTTCGAGCGGTGCGGGGAGTGCTCGACATCGCGGCGAAGGGCGCGACCGTCGTGTACGGGGCGATGTACCCGGCCGACTTCGAGATGCCGCTGAACCTCTCCGACCACCTGTACCTCAAAGAGCTCACCCTCACCGGGGTCTTCGTGTCGCCGTACGCCTTTCCGCGGGCTCTGCAGATCCTTCCGCACCTCGAGGTCGACGAGCTGACGCGGGCCGTCTTCGACCTGGAGGACGCGCCCGCGGCGTTCGAGGCGCACGTGAGCGGACAGCATCCGAAAGTCGTCATCCGCTGCAATGCCGTGACGGACGAGGGGGTGGCGGCATGACGCTCACCACGGACACCGCCGCCGCGCCCGCCCTCGAGGCGCGCGGCATCGTCAAGCGCTTCGATGGCGTGCACGCCCTGGAGGGTGCTCACCTCTCGGTGCAGCGCGGCGAGATCCACGCGCTCCTCGGCGAGAACGGTGCGGGCAAGTCGACGCTCATCAAGGTGCTCACGGGCGTCTACGCGCCCGACGACGGGACGCTGTGGCGCGCGGGCGAGGAGGTCGAGTTCGGGAACGTCCGCATCGCGAAGAGGGCGGGGGTCGTCGCGCTGTACCAGGAGCTGTCGATCATCCCGTCGCTGAGCGTCGCCGAGAACATCCTGCTCGGCGCGCAGACGCCCAACCGGGGCGGCGTCGTGCAGTGGCGGACCCTCCGGCGCCGCGCGAAGGAGCAGCTCGACAGGATCCACCAGCGGATCCCGCTGGGGAAGCTGGCCGGCGAGCTCTCCCCGGTCCAGCAGACGATGGTCGCGTTCGCGCGGGCCCTGGCCACCGACGCCCGGGTCCTCATCCTCGACGAGCCTACGGCCTCGCTCACCGACACCGAGATCACCGAGCTCTTCTCCGTGCTGCGCCGGCTCCGCGACGAGGGCGTGGCGATCGTCTACGTCTCGCACCGACTGGAAGAGGTCTTCCAGCTCTGCGACCGGCTGACCATCATGCGCAACGGCAGGACCATCGTGACGAAGGATGTCGCGGACTCCCACATCGACGAGGTGATCTCCAGCATGGTCGGCCGGGAGGCCGGGCAGCTCTACCCCGAACGCGGCTCCGCCTCCACGGCCGACGTCGCTCTCGCCGTCGAGGGTCTTCACGGCCGTCGCGTCAAGGACGTCTCGTTCGTCGCCCACCGAGGCGAGGTCCTCGGGATTGGAGGCCTCGCCGGGTCCGGTCGCAGCGAGCTGCTGCGGATCCTCTCGGGCGCCCAGCGGCACTCGGCCGGCACGATCTCCGTCGACGGGACGGTGCTGCGGCACTCCCCGGGCGTGGAGAGGGCGCTGGAGGCGGGCATCGCGCTCGTCCCGGAGGAGCGCCGCAGTCAGGGCGTGATCCTGGGGTCCACCATCCGGGACAACATCGCACTGGCGAACATCAAGACCGTGAGCACTCTCGGCGTCGTATCGGGAGCGCGCATCTCCGACATCGTGAGCCGCGGCATGACCGACCTGCGCGTCAAGGCGCGCAGCTCGCGCCAGCCGGTGGGCGAGCTGTCCGGGGGGAACCAGCAGAAGGTCGTGCTCGCGAAGATGCTCGCGCGCGGGCCGCGGATCCTCCTGATGGACGAGCCGACGCGAGGGATCGACGTCGGCACCAAGGGCGAGATCTATCGCCTGATCCGCCGACTGGCGGCGGAGGGGACGACCGTCATCGCGGTGAGCTCCGAGCTTCCGGAGCTGATCGGGATGAGCGATCGGATCCTCATCATGCACGAGGGCCGCATCTCGGGTGAGGTGCCTGCCGAGGGGGCGGACGAAGAGGTCCTCCTCAGCTACTGCTACGGAAAGGCGGAATCGCATGACCACGATGCGTAATCCCGGAATCGAGGACACCACCGACACCGTCGCGGTGCCGCGACGGTCGGTGGGTCAGACCCTCCTGTCCGGCGGGACCGTCCTCGCGCTCATCGCCCTCGTGGTGTTCTTCTTCGCGATGCGCCCGGACGTGTTCCTGACGTTCACCAACGTGCGCAACATCCTGTACCAGGTGGCGATCCTCGCCATCATCGCCGGCGCACAGACGATCGTCATGGTCGTCGGCGACTTCGACCTCTCGGTCGCCGCCACCTCCTCGCTGGCCGGGGCCGTCGTCGCCTCGCTCATGCTCGGAGGTTCGCCCGTCCCCGTGGCCATCCTCGTCGGGCTCGCGGTGGGGCTGGCCATCGGGATCGTCAACGGCCTCCTGATCGCCTACCTGAATCTGTCGGCCTTCGTGGCGACGCTCGCGACGCTCACCTCGGTGACGGGACTGGCCTTCCTCGTCACCGCCGGCACGACGCTGTTCAACCTGCCGCCGGAGTTCACGGCGCTGGGACAGGGACGGTTCCTCGAGATCCCGCTCCCGGTGTTCATCGCGATCCTGATCTCGCTCGTCCTCTGGTTCGTGCTCCGCTTCACCACGATGGGCCGGCGCTGGTACGCCACCGGCGGGAACGCCGAGGTCTCGCGCCTGTCCGGGGTGAATGTGCGACGTGCGCGCCTGCTGGCCTTCTCGATCGCAGGCCTCGTGGCAGCCCTCGGCGGCATTCTGCTGGCGGCGCGTCTCGGCAGCGCGAGCGCCGTCCAGGGGGAGGACAACCTGCTGTTCTCCGTCGCCGCGGTGTTCCTCGGCATGACCGTCGTGCGCTCCGGCGCGGCCAACATCGGCGGAACCATGGTCGGCGTCGCGATCATCGGCGTCATGAGCAACGGCCTGAACATCCTGGGCGTGAACGCCTATGTCCAGCAGGTTGTGACGGGCCTCATCATCATCGCGGCCGTGACGCTGTCGTCCCTCCGACATCGGGAGCGCTGACCCGCAGCCCTCTCGTCGCTCCGGGGCATCCATCCCGGGCACCGATCAGAAATCACGCAATGACACGAAGGAGTAGATCTGTGCGTACCTCACTCAAGACCCTCGCGGCCGCGGCCACCGTCGCCGTCCTCGCCCTGGCAGGCTGCTCGTCCGGCTCCGGTGCCGGCGGCTCGACCGGCGACGCCGGCGGCGGCGACCAGCCGTTCCGCGTCGTCGCCTTCACCTCCGGCAACCAGACGCCGATCGGGGCCTGGTGGGTCAAGGCCGTCGAGGCCCAGGCGGAAGAGCTCGGATGGGACCTCACCATGGTGCAGGGCGACTTCGACTTCCAGAAGATGAACCCCGCGGTCGAGAGCGCCATCGGCCAGGGCGCCGACGCCGTGTACAACGGCTACACCGATGTCGCCTCGATCAGCTCGATCGTGACCGCCGCGAAGGATGCAGGCATCCCGATGTTCGCGATCGATGCCGGCACCGAGCCCACCGACGCGTACGCGCTCAACATCACCACCGATCAGCAGGAGATCGTCGATCAGACCATGGAGGCCATCTCGGATTCGATCGGGGGTCTCGAGGGCAAGAACATCATGGTGATCGGCCATGACCCGCACGCCGGCATCCGCATGCGCTCGGGCCTCGCCGCCGAGGCGGTCGAAGCCGCCGGGGCGAACCTCGCCGGCGGAGAGATCCAGCAGGTCGTCTCGCCCGCCACGGGCCGCACGGAAGCGCTCGCGCTTGTCGCCGACTACCTCTCGGCGAACCCCGGCGGACTCGACGCCGTGTGGGTCGGGTGGGACGACGCGGCCCTGGGCGCCGTGCAGGCGATCTCCGAAGCGGGCTCCGACGCGAAGGTGACGGGTGTGGATGCCACGAGCGAGGCGATCGCGGCGATCCAGTCCGGAGGACCCTTCCTCGCGACGGTCGAGCAGCCCTGGCCCTCGATCAACGACGACGTGACGGCGGCCCTGGTCGCGTTCCAGAAGGACGGCACCATGCCGTCGTCGGACTTCGAGGCGGTGGGGGTCACCCTCGTCACGAAGGACAACGCGGCCGAGATCACGCCGTCGGACAAGCTCGGCTGAACCGCCGCTGCCGGTGGGGGCGGGCCATCGCCCCCACCGGCACCGGCCCCCGGCATCCCCGACGCCCGCACGAGACGAAAGAGACGACGACATGCGTTTGGAAGGCAAAGCAGCCCTCATCACCGGAGGCGCGAGCGGAATCGGTCTGGCGACCGTCCGCAAGTTCATCGACGAGGGGGCGAAGGTAGCCGTCGCAGACATCGCCCTGGACAGGGCGCAGGAGGTCGTCGACACGCTCCCGGATGGGAGCGCCGTCGCGGTCGGGGTGGACGTCTCGGTGTACGAGGAGGTCGAGGCGGCCGTCCAGACGGCGGTCGACGCCTTCGGCAAGCTCGACGTCATCTTCAACAACGCCGGGATCGCGGGCGGCAAGCCGCTGCTCGAGCACGACCCGGCCGTCGACTACGTCCCGATGATCCGCGTCGACCAGGACGGCGTCTATTACGGCATCCTCGCCGCGGGGAGGCAGTTCGCACGCCAGGGGACCGGCGGGGTCATCATCTCGACGTCGTCCATCTACGGCGAGCAGGCCGCCGAGCTCGCGTTCAGCTACAGCGCCGCGAAGGCCGCCGTGATCTCGTTCACCCGATCGGCGGCCTACGAGCTCGCCGAGCACGGCGTGCGGGCCGTCGCGATCACGCCGGGTCGCGTGGGCACGCCCATCATCAACCAGTTCTCCGACGAGCTGAAGGAGCTGTTCGCGTCGGAGCAGCTGCGCAACAGCCTCACCCGGCCCGAGGAGATCGCGGACGTCGTCGCCTTCCTCGCGTCCGACGAGGCGAACGCGATCAACGGCACCGTCGTGCACGTCGACGACGGCTACTCCGCCTTCAAGCAGCGGTTCGCGCTGCCGACCTTCTGATCGACGGGCCGACGCGTGAACCCTCACCTCGACCTCGAGCTCGACGTCGCCTTCCACGTCAGCATCGCGCTGGCCGATCCGACGCCCGCCGCGCTCGCTCCGCTGCTCACCGAACTGCGGGCGCGCGAG
This region includes:
- a CDS encoding SDR family oxidoreductase, which encodes MRLEGKAALITGGASGIGLATVRKFIDEGAKVAVADIALDRAQEVVDTLPDGSAVAVGVDVSVYEEVEAAVQTAVDAFGKLDVIFNNAGIAGGKPLLEHDPAVDYVPMIRVDQDGVYYGILAAGRQFARQGTGGVIISTSSIYGEQAAELAFSYSAAKAAVISFTRSAAYELAEHGVRAVAITPGRVGTPIINQFSDELKELFASEQLRNSLTRPEEIADVVAFLASDEANAINGTVVHVDDGYSAFKQRFALPTF
- a CDS encoding aldehyde dehydrogenase family protein; protein product: MTDTLSTAAEVRTGLFIGGEARETTETLAIADPGKPGAIVGHAASASPADVADAVAAARAAYPAWAALSAQERAAKMAEAIAGIADDRDVDAAVLSQENGKIRFESWVDALVFEIRWNLALMLADEVDTGHTLPVVPGAIPVTTDVSYQPLGVVTVIVPFNWPIAILGASLPHALLAGNTAIVKPPPSAPLATTRVVQRVAEKLPPGVLNVVTGKDENMAGLITDVDKVCFTGSVNGGKRIMEMASKTLTRVTLELGGNDAAVVLEDAIVDDTHLDRLYAAIYDTTGQICMNAKRVFVHRSRLDEVVDGLAARLDKAVIGYGLDEGTTMGPLHSPAQKAFVQDIIQEAKDAGADVREYGALPGGDLAGGNFLRPAIVVDPDPQLRVVTQEQFGPVIPILPFDTEEEAVALANDTWGGLCGSVWTASPEAAQRVGSQLVCGYVWVNDHGATRLDLRAPFGGMKQSGIGREQGIEGIRAFQDTRSIATIDPEALAAMAH
- a CDS encoding ABC transporter permease, whose amino-acid sequence is MTTMRNPGIEDTTDTVAVPRRSVGQTLLSGGTVLALIALVVFFFAMRPDVFLTFTNVRNILYQVAILAIIAGAQTIVMVVGDFDLSVAATSSLAGAVVASLMLGGSPVPVAILVGLAVGLAIGIVNGLLIAYLNLSAFVATLATLTSVTGLAFLVTAGTTLFNLPPEFTALGQGRFLEIPLPVFIAILISLVLWFVLRFTTMGRRWYATGGNAEVSRLSGVNVRRARLLAFSIAGLVAALGGILLAARLGSASAVQGEDNLLFSVAAVFLGMTVVRSGAANIGGTMVGVAIIGVMSNGLNILGVNAYVQQVVTGLIIIAAVTLSSLRHRER
- a CDS encoding sugar ABC transporter substrate-binding protein gives rise to the protein MRTSLKTLAAAATVAVLALAGCSSGSGAGGSTGDAGGGDQPFRVVAFTSGNQTPIGAWWVKAVEAQAEELGWDLTMVQGDFDFQKMNPAVESAIGQGADAVYNGYTDVASISSIVTAAKDAGIPMFAIDAGTEPTDAYALNITTDQQEIVDQTMEAISDSIGGLEGKNIMVIGHDPHAGIRMRSGLAAEAVEAAGANLAGGEIQQVVSPATGRTEALALVADYLSANPGGLDAVWVGWDDAALGAVQAISEAGSDAKVTGVDATSEAIAAIQSGGPFLATVEQPWPSINDDVTAALVAFQKDGTMPSSDFEAVGVTLVTKDNAAEITPSDKLG
- a CDS encoding alcohol dehydrogenase catalytic domain-containing protein, which gives rise to MRTVAVTRIGSLRDPDPDTRGRIGVVDFPDQPLGPEDVRIRVAYAAICGSDPHLAEGYFGTAVPIGLGHEISGVVEALGERAHRNGLRVGDRVAGNFLRFCGTCRPCQEGRQQFCENIQDYNRPGMAETITWHESQVYRLPEGVSLLKGCLLEPTSVAVRIADKARPRVGDRVAIVGGGPIGQLALQVLRMAGATSLTLVEPIADRREMAVRHGAEFTIDPVEEDQVARALAITGGRGYDVVIDASGSVRAVRGVLDIAAKGATVVYGAMYPADFEMPLNLSDHLYLKELTLTGVFVSPYAFPRALQILPHLEVDELTRAVFDLEDAPAAFEAHVSGQHPKVVIRCNAVTDEGVAA
- a CDS encoding transketolase C-terminal domain-containing protein — protein: MPVTFTFGEFLGARSVIGTTLAELGDVHPNLWVITPDIGATLVEFRDKFPDRFLDVGLAEQVSVGIAAGLAYDGNIPVVSGMLPFLSMRALEQIRTDVCYPNLPVKIIGTHGGLVGNGGSTHYAVEDLSLMCSLTNMTVTSIGDPLMVGEILRQSMSMKGPLYIRLAVGKKDMVLYEPGQHDVRIGKGIVARQGTDATIFTHGTTVAQAIQAADQLAEDGRSIRVVDMFTLKPVDEALILECADETDGRFVVLEDHLAYGGLASRIADVLADRGVHLTAFERLGIPQVYAGFGEDEQLRDKHGYGLSATVAALRRVLAAA
- a CDS encoding sugar ABC transporter ATP-binding protein, encoding MTLTTDTAAAPALEARGIVKRFDGVHALEGAHLSVQRGEIHALLGENGAGKSTLIKVLTGVYAPDDGTLWRAGEEVEFGNVRIAKRAGVVALYQELSIIPSLSVAENILLGAQTPNRGGVVQWRTLRRRAKEQLDRIHQRIPLGKLAGELSPVQQTMVAFARALATDARVLILDEPTASLTDTEITELFSVLRRLRDEGVAIVYVSHRLEEVFQLCDRLTIMRNGRTIVTKDVADSHIDEVISSMVGREAGQLYPERGSASTADVALAVEGLHGRRVKDVSFVAHRGEVLGIGGLAGSGRSELLRILSGAQRHSAGTISVDGTVLRHSPGVERALEAGIALVPEERRSQGVILGSTIRDNIALANIKTVSTLGVVSGARISDIVSRGMTDLRVKARSSRQPVGELSGGNQQKVVLAKMLARGPRILLMDEPTRGIDVGTKGEIYRLIRRLAAEGTTVIAVSSELPELIGMSDRILIMHEGRISGEVPAEGADEEVLLSYCYGKAESHDHDA
- a CDS encoding transketolase, encoding MGTHTLEIGQRPSVAELEELAFELRSKLLHLCGTYEGAVHIGGDLSAADIFTALFHYGLRVDPGDIANPARDRFVLSKGHAAVCMYIAMSMRGFFSYDGIVQTYGQLDSAYGMHPCKVQLPGVECSTGSLGHGLPLAVGMALSARHRGEDHRVVCLLGDGETGEGSVWEAAMAARSNRLGNLVAFIDRNRQLMTSFAEERVVFEPYPDKWRAFGWNVVETDGHDMQKLVDAIDALPATDSDRPTVVVAETVKGKGVDFMEHNLAWHAGSLGAADLERALASLESTRRKETV